In a genomic window of Cytobacillus sp. FSL H8-0458:
- a CDS encoding GNAT family N-acetyltransferase: MLKLEPFTEKDFDLLISWISTPELLVQWSGAHFKFPLDHEQLAKYIHSANLETSSDYIFKVMANDEIVGHICLGRVDRVNETARMGKVFIRPAARGKGYASEMIHLILNIAFQELKLNRISLGVFDFNLPAIKIYQQAGFQMEGLLRQTNKVKNDYWNLIEMSILKGEWQASNGLAGIQSNV; this comes from the coding sequence ATGTTAAAATTAGAACCTTTTACAGAAAAAGACTTCGATTTGCTCATCAGCTGGATTAGTACACCGGAATTATTGGTCCAGTGGAGCGGTGCTCATTTCAAATTCCCGCTAGATCATGAGCAGCTTGCTAAGTATATACACTCTGCGAATCTGGAAACCAGCTCGGATTATATCTTCAAAGTTATGGCAAACGATGAAATCGTCGGTCATATTTGCCTTGGCAGAGTAGACCGTGTCAACGAAACCGCGAGGATGGGCAAGGTTTTCATCCGCCCCGCAGCACGGGGGAAAGGGTATGCTTCAGAAATGATTCATCTAATCCTGAACATAGCCTTCCAGGAGCTGAAATTAAATAGAATCAGTCTCGGGGTTTTTGATTTTAATTTGCCTGCTATTAAGATTTACCAGCAGGCAGGTTTTCAAATGGAAGGACTTCTCAGGCAGACCAATAAAGTTAAAAATGATTATTGGAACTTGATAGAAATGAGCATCCTGAAAGGAGAATGGCAAGCCAGCAACGGGCTCGCCGGTATTCAATCAAACGTTTGA